A genome region from Nycticebus coucang isolate mNycCou1 chromosome 4, mNycCou1.pri, whole genome shotgun sequence includes the following:
- the POU3F3 gene encoding POU domain, class 3, transcription factor 3 codes for MATAASNPYLPGNSLLAAGSIVHSDAAGAGGGGGGGGGGGGGGAGGGGGGMQPGSAAVTSGAYRGDPSSVKMVQSDFMQGAMAASNGGHMLSHAHQWVTALPHAAAAAAAAAAAAVEASSPWSGSTVGMAGSPQQPPQPPPPPPQGPDVKGGAGRDDLHAGTALHHRGPPHLGPPPPPPHQGHPGGWGAAAAAAAAAAAAAAAAHLPSMAGGQQPPPQSLLYSQPGGFTVNGMLSAPPGPGGGGGGGAGGGAQSLVHPGLVRGDTPELADHHHHHHHHAHPHPPHPHHAQGPPHHGGGGAGPGLNSHDPHSDEDTPTSDDLEQFAKQFKQRRIKLGFTQADVGLALGTLYGNVFSQTTICRFEALQLSFKNMCKLKPLLNKWLEEADSSTGSPTSIDKIAAQGRKRKKRTSIEVSVKGALESHFLKCPKPSAQEITNLADSLQLEKEVVRVWFCNRRQKEKRMTPPGIQQQTPDDVYSQVGTVSADTPPPHHGLQTSVQ; via the coding sequence ATGGCCACGGCGGCTTCTAACCCCTACCTGCCGGGGAACAGCCTGCTCGCGGCCGGCTCCATTGTGCATTCGGACGCGGCAGGGGCTGGCGGcggcgggggtggtggtggcggcggcggcggcgggggtgcggggggcggcggcggcggcatgCAGCCGGGTAGCGCCGCCGTGACCTCGGGCGCCTACCGGGGGGACCCGTCCTCTGTCAAGATGGTCCAGAGCGACTTCATGCAGGGGGCCATGGCCGCCAGCAACGGCGGCCATATGCTGAGCCACGCGCACCAGTGGGTCACGGCCCTGCCCCACgctgccgccgctgccgccgccgccgctgccgccgccgtgGAAGCGAGCTCGCCGTGGTCTGGCAGTACCGTGGGTATGGCCGGCAGCCCTCAGCAGCcgccgcagccgccgccgccaccgccgcagGGCCCCGACGTGAAGGGCGGCGCCGGGCGCGACGACCTGCACGCGGGCACAGCGCTGCACCACCGCGGGCCGCCGCACCTCGGACCTCCGCCGCCACCCCCGCACCAGGGCCACCCCGGGGGCTGGGGGGCGGCCGCCGCTGCAGCCGCCGCCGCTGCAGCCGCTGCAGCCGCCGCGCATCTCCCGTCCATGGCCGGAGGCCAGCAGCCGCCGCCGCAGAGTCTTCTCTACTCCCAGCCCGGGGGCTTTACGGTGAATGGCATGCTGAGCGCGCCCCCGGggccgggcggcggcggcggtggtgGCGCGGGCGGCGGTGCTCAGAGCCTGGTGCACCCAGGGCTGGTGCGCGGggacacaccagagctggccgaccaccaccaccaccaccatcaccacgcGCACCCTCACCCGCCGCACCCGCACCACGCGCAGGGACCCCCGCACCACGGCGGCGGCGGTGCGGGGCCTGGACTCAACAGCCACGACCCGCACTCGGACGAGGACACGCCGACATCCGACGACCTGGAGCAATTCGCCAAGCAGTTCAAGCAGCGGCGCATCAAGCTGGGCTTCACGCAGGCCGATGTGGGGCTGGCCCTGGGCACATTGTACGGCAACGTGTTCTCCCAGACCACCATCTGCCGCTTCGAGGCCCTGCAGCTGAGCTTCAAGAACATGTGCAAGCTCAAGCCGCTGCTGAACAAGTGGCTGGAGGAGGCGGACTCGAGCACCGGCAGTCCCACGAGCATCGACAAGATCGCGGCTCAGGGCCGCAAGCGCAAGAAGCGGACCTCTATCGAGGTGAGCGTCAAGGGCGCACTGGAGAGCCACTTTCTCAAGTGCCCCAAGCCCTCGGCTCAGGAGATCACCAACCTGGCCGACAGCCTGCAGCTGGAGAAGGAGGTGGTGCGGGTCTGGTTCTGCAATCGGCGCCAAAAGGAGAAGCGCATGACGCCGCCAGGGATCCAACAGCAGACGCCAGACGACGTCTACTCGCAGGTGGGCACCGTGAGCGCCGACACGCCGCCACCGCACCACGGGCTGCAGACCAGCGTGCAGTGA